One Candidatus Rokuibacteriota bacterium genomic region harbors:
- a CDS encoding C-terminal binding protein, which translates to MTDRPYHVYVIQARAERDFADCQAALVHVPARMTALPYMGDEDEIIARTRDADALVVSFSPVTCAVMSALGGLKTVVRTGVGYDVIDVPAATQLGVIVVNIPDLWIREVANHALALLLAWNRKIITLDREVRAGVWSGRVPGDPTGSLHGETVGIVGLGNIGSAFARRVAALETRVIACDPYVDDGRFAALGVERVSLEAVAERSDYVSVHTPLNAETHHLIGEAFFRRMKPTALLINTARGSVVDEAALTRALDEKRLAGAALDVWEQEPVAADNPLLRMDNVIATPHAAYFSSPTVAQVPRRCGEEVARVLTGQRPLNVVNPEVYAPGAARRAR; encoded by the coding sequence ATGACCGACCGGCCCTATCACGTCTACGTCATCCAGGCGCGCGCCGAGCGCGACTTCGCCGATTGCCAGGCCGCGCTGGTCCACGTCCCCGCGCGAATGACCGCGCTGCCCTACATGGGCGACGAGGACGAGATCATCGCCCGCACGCGCGACGCCGACGCGCTCGTCGTCTCGTTTTCGCCGGTCACCTGCGCGGTGATGAGCGCGCTCGGGGGCCTCAAGACCGTGGTGCGCACCGGGGTGGGCTACGACGTCATCGACGTGCCCGCCGCGACCCAGCTGGGCGTGATCGTCGTCAACATCCCCGATCTCTGGATTCGCGAGGTCGCGAACCACGCGCTCGCGCTGCTCCTGGCCTGGAACCGCAAGATCATCACCCTGGACCGCGAGGTCCGCGCGGGCGTGTGGAGCGGGCGGGTGCCCGGCGATCCCACGGGCTCGCTCCACGGCGAGACGGTGGGCATCGTGGGCTTGGGCAACATCGGCAGCGCGTTCGCGCGACGCGTAGCCGCGCTGGAGACGAGGGTGATCGCCTGCGACCCGTACGTGGACGACGGGCGCTTCGCCGCCCTCGGCGTGGAGCGCGTCTCGCTCGAAGCCGTGGCCGAGCGGTCCGACTACGTGTCCGTCCACACGCCCCTGAATGCCGAGACGCATCACCTCATCGGCGAGGCGTTCTTCCGCCGGATGAAGCCCACGGCTCTCCTCATCAACACGGCGCGTGGCTCGGTGGTCGACGAGGCGGCGCTCACCCGTGCGCTCGACGAAAAGCGCCTGGCCGGCGCCGCGCTGGACGTGTGGGAGCAGGAGCCGGTCGCCGCCGACAACCCCCTCCTGCGCATGGACAACGTCATCGCCACACCCCACGCCGCCTATTTCTCGTCGCCGACGGTGGCGCAGGTGCCGCGGCGCTGCGGCGAGGAGGTGGCGCGCGTCCTCACCGGGCAGCGGCCGCTGAATGTGGTGAACCCCGAGGTCTATGCGCCGGGGGCGGCCCGTCGCGCCCGCTGA
- a CDS encoding tyrosine-type recombinase/integrase encodes MKQMGGTVLLVHFTEETCRRYQYDLAGRGLKNGTIRVRLAVLGSFGKWMVRRDKLVRNPVDRLTRPRRKTRVPAVPTWDTVKVLLQQCGLRERAILALMAYGGLRRGEVAALDVGDVAPDFGLRRVMGKGGHEVPVALPAPARAILRDYMATERAGLLATAPLFVVTYKHRVGQRIERRITGQRIWKVAKAVGTRAGMPALHPHALRHACGAELLRRTKNLRVVQEQLRHVDIQTTTGYTRLTQQDVRQALETLDDEGE; translated from the coding sequence ATGAAACAGATGGGAGGCACGGTGCTGCTGGTGCATTTCACCGAAGAGACCTGTCGGCGCTACCAGTACGACCTCGCGGGGCGCGGGCTTAAGAACGGCACGATCCGCGTGCGCCTGGCCGTGCTCGGGAGCTTCGGCAAGTGGATGGTCCGCCGCGACAAGCTGGTCCGCAATCCCGTGGATCGGCTGACGCGCCCGCGTCGCAAGACGCGGGTCCCGGCCGTGCCCACCTGGGACACGGTCAAGGTGCTGCTGCAGCAGTGTGGTCTCCGGGAGCGCGCGATCCTCGCCCTCATGGCCTATGGAGGGCTGCGGCGCGGTGAGGTGGCAGCGCTCGATGTGGGTGATGTCGCCCCCGACTTCGGGCTTCGGCGGGTTATGGGGAAAGGCGGTCACGAGGTGCCGGTGGCCTTGCCGGCGCCGGCGCGCGCCATCCTGCGCGACTACATGGCCACCGAGCGAGCCGGGCTGCTAGCCACGGCGCCGCTCTTCGTGGTCACGTACAAGCACAGAGTAGGCCAGCGCATCGAGCGCCGGATCACGGGGCAGCGGATCTGGAAGGTCGCCAAGGCCGTCGGGACGCGAGCGGGGATGCCTGCGTTGCATCCGCACGCGCTCCGGCATGCGTGTGGCGCAGAGTTACTGCGTCGCACGAAGAACCTGCGTGTCGTGCAGGAACAGCTGCGCCACGTCGACATTCAGACGACCACTGGCTACACGAGACTCACGCAGCAGGACGTTCGGCAGGCTTTGGAAACGCTCGACGACGAGGGGGAGTGA
- a CDS encoding alpha/beta fold hydrolase: MKRPVTFYSEGVKLVGDVYAPDDLRPGERRAGIVLCHGYTGVKDLYLPDNARVLNDAGYVAMAFDYKGWGDSEGPRSRLAPWSRVADVQAALTYLGALPEVDPGRLGIYGTSYGGATVVWAAAIDPRVRCTVSVVGIGHGRRWMRSVRRPDEWFDLLARAEADRVKRARDGQSELVERSEILLPDRQSAELAAAGRRNNPAAVNRIPLEYVDDTLAFNPEWVVDRIAPRPVLFITTDGDRLVPPEESESLYARAGEPKKLVVLRGYGHYEVYTEPAFSEVMRATLDWYGQYLPAR; encoded by the coding sequence ATGAAGCGGCCGGTCACGTTCTACAGCGAGGGCGTCAAGCTCGTGGGCGACGTGTATGCCCCCGACGATCTCCGGCCGGGAGAGCGGCGCGCGGGGATCGTGCTCTGCCACGGCTACACCGGCGTGAAGGACCTCTACCTGCCGGACAATGCGCGCGTGCTCAACGACGCTGGCTACGTCGCGATGGCCTTCGACTACAAGGGCTGGGGCGACAGCGAGGGCCCGCGCTCGCGGCTGGCGCCGTGGAGCCGCGTGGCGGACGTGCAGGCCGCGCTTACGTATCTCGGCGCCCTGCCCGAGGTCGACCCGGGCCGGCTCGGCATCTACGGCACGAGCTACGGCGGGGCGACGGTGGTGTGGGCGGCGGCCATCGATCCGCGCGTCCGGTGCACGGTGAGCGTGGTTGGCATCGGCCACGGCCGACGCTGGATGCGTAGCGTGCGCCGGCCCGACGAGTGGTTCGATCTCCTCGCCCGCGCCGAGGCGGATCGTGTCAAGCGCGCGCGCGACGGGCAGTCGGAGCTGGTCGAGCGCTCCGAGATCCTGCTCCCCGACCGCCAGTCCGCCGAGCTGGCGGCGGCGGGGCGGCGCAACAACCCGGCAGCGGTAAACCGGATCCCGCTCGAGTACGTGGACGATACGCTCGCCTTCAATCCCGAGTGGGTCGTCGACAGGATCGCGCCGCGCCCGGTGCTCTTCATCACCACCGACGGCGACCGGCTCGTGCCGCCCGAGGAGTCGGAGTCCCTGTACGCGCGCGCCGGCGAGCCCAAGAAGCTCGTGGTGCTCCGCGGCTATGGCCACTACGAGGTCTACACGGAGCCCGCCTTCAGTGAGGTCATGCGGGCGACGCTCGACTGGTACGGCCAGTACTTGCCCGCGCGCTGA